From the Halorhabdus utahensis DSM 12940 genome, one window contains:
- the glmM gene encoding phosphoglucosamine mutase, which yields MFGTSGIRGPVGETVTADLALSVGRALGIDADRVVVGRDPRESGRFLLDALTAGLRESGTDVIDLGVAATPTVARAVRGEDGDAGVVITASHNPPADNGIKLWQPTTQAFDTARQNTVADRIESEAFDLVAWDDLGTRRRRDGADAHVEAILDAVSVTSPPDVVVDLGNGAGGVSVEALTQVGCDVETLNAQPDGAFPGRPSEPTAENCESLTALARETGRLGIAHDGDADRLRAVTEDGEFLSGDTLLAILARDAADPGETVAAPVNTSLAVDDYLAADDIDVVRTRVGDVSVAERASEPGVAFGGEPSGAWIWPAQALCPDGPLAAAKLVELAAERPLADRVDDIEAYPIHRDSVSVTEKAAVMERIHERVQAEYDDVTTLDGVRVDLGDAWFLLRASGTQPLIRITAEARDPERANTVFEEAREIVTRTQG from the coding sequence ATGTTCGGAACGAGCGGTATCCGTGGCCCGGTTGGAGAGACGGTCACGGCCGATCTTGCACTGTCTGTGGGACGGGCGCTGGGAATCGACGCCGACCGCGTCGTCGTCGGTCGGGATCCGCGTGAGAGCGGGCGGTTCCTGCTGGATGCGCTGACCGCGGGGCTGCGTGAATCAGGCACCGACGTGATCGACCTCGGCGTGGCGGCGACGCCGACCGTCGCGCGCGCCGTTCGTGGCGAGGATGGCGACGCCGGCGTCGTGATCACGGCCAGCCACAACCCGCCAGCGGACAACGGCATCAAGCTCTGGCAGCCGACGACCCAGGCGTTCGATACGGCTCGACAGAACACTGTCGCCGACCGGATCGAGTCCGAGGCGTTCGATCTCGTCGCGTGGGACGATCTCGGAACGCGACGCCGACGAGACGGCGCCGACGCCCACGTCGAGGCCATCCTTGATGCCGTGTCCGTCACCTCGCCGCCGGATGTCGTCGTCGACCTCGGCAACGGTGCCGGTGGCGTCAGCGTCGAGGCCCTCACCCAGGTGGGGTGTGACGTCGAGACGCTCAACGCCCAGCCGGACGGGGCCTTCCCGGGACGACCCAGCGAACCGACGGCCGAGAACTGTGAGTCCCTGACGGCGCTGGCTCGGGAGACTGGGCGACTCGGGATCGCCCACGACGGGGACGCCGACCGACTGCGCGCCGTCACGGAAGACGGCGAGTTCCTCAGCGGGGATACCCTGCTGGCGATTCTGGCGCGCGACGCGGCTGACCCCGGCGAGACGGTCGCCGCCCCGGTCAACACCAGCCTGGCCGTCGACGATTACCTCGCGGCCGACGACATCGACGTTGTTCGCACACGGGTCGGCGACGTCTCCGTAGCCGAGCGGGCCAGTGAACCCGGCGTCGCGTTCGGCGGCGAACCCAGCGGCGCGTGGATCTGGCCCGCCCAGGCACTGTGTCCCGATGGCCCGCTCGCGGCCGCAAAACTGGTCGAGCTCGCGGCCGAGCGCCCGCTCGCCGATCGCGTTGACGACATCGAGGCGTACCCGATCCACCGGGACAGCGTCTCAGTGACGGAGAAAGCCGCGGTGATGGAACGCATCCACGAACGTGTCCAGGCGGAGTACGACGACGTCACCACGCTGGATGGTGTCCGCGTGGACCTGGGTGACGCCTGGTTCCTGCTCAGAGCGAGTGGGACACAGCCCCTCATCCGTATCACGGCCGAAGCGCGTGACCCGGAGCGCGCCAATACTGTCTTCGAAGAGGCACGGGAGATCGTCACCCGAACCCAGGGATGA
- a CDS encoding DUF2270 domain-containing protein: protein MSGPPKDFDPESPEKREVAGEAARDRSDFLSLMGHTYRGELGRTTSWRTRIDRTTNWAVVLTASLLTWAFSAETRPHYILLVGMGMLVVFLGIEARRYRIYDVWRSRVRLLEENVFANALDPEGTEQPNWRELLSDDLREPTIKTPPIEAVSRRLARVYTPLLSVLLAAWLIRLTVFGDPTSGPIGAASIGRIPGEVVLGLVGVCYALVIVVTFWPGSRQAKGELQEEDNTEAWR from the coding sequence ATGTCCGGACCCCCGAAGGATTTCGACCCAGAATCGCCCGAAAAGCGGGAAGTGGCAGGGGAAGCCGCCCGCGACAGATCCGACTTCCTCTCGCTGATGGGCCACACCTATCGGGGAGAACTCGGCCGGACGACGTCCTGGCGAACCCGAATCGATCGGACGACGAACTGGGCGGTCGTCCTGACTGCATCCCTGCTCACCTGGGCATTCTCGGCGGAGACCCGCCCGCACTATATTCTGCTCGTCGGTATGGGCATGCTGGTCGTCTTTCTGGGTATCGAGGCGCGGCGATATCGTATCTACGATGTCTGGCGATCGCGGGTGCGCCTGTTGGAGGAGAACGTGTTTGCTAACGCGCTCGATCCGGAAGGGACAGAGCAACCCAACTGGCGCGAACTCCTGAGTGACGATCTCCGGGAGCCGACGATCAAAACGCCACCGATCGAAGCGGTCTCCAGGCGACTCGCGCGGGTGTATACCCCGCTTTTGTCTGTGCTGCTCGCCGCCTGGCTGATCCGACTCACGGTGTTCGGCGATCCCACGTCGGGGCCGATCGGGGCCGCCTCGATCGGCAGGATTCCCGGCGAAGTCGTCCTGGGACTCGTCGGCGTATGCTACGCGCTCGTCATCGTGGTCACGTTCTGGCCGGGGTCACGACAGGCCAAGGGCGAACTCCAGGAAGAGGACAACACCGAGGCGTGGCGGTGA
- a CDS encoding DNA-binding protein — MADLIVKAAVKEELDDMNVASDFYAALDDEVEELLADAARRAEENDRKTVQPRDL, encoded by the coding sequence ATGGCAGACCTAATCGTCAAAGCCGCCGTCAAGGAAGAGCTCGATGACATGAACGTTGCCTCGGACTTCTACGCTGCCCTCGACGACGAGGTCGAGGAGCTGCTCGCCGACGCAGCGCGACGTGCCGAGGAGAACGACCGCAAGACCGTCCAGCCGCGCGACCTGTAA
- the larB gene encoding nickel pincer cofactor biosynthesis protein LarB, which translates to MREILEALEDGDISVEAAEAELRGYASNDGGRFDAAREVRGGVPEAILGDGKTPAEVAALAATAVETTGRVIATRVTGAQVAAIRRRLAADHPGTTIRWRERSNVVVGHAPDFEPPRLEADVGIVTAGTSDAVPAGEAAAIVGEMGARVGRIDDVGVAGIARLLDRLDDIRAHDVIIVAAGREGALPTVVAGLVDVPVIGLPVSTGYGQGGDGEAAALGMLQSCTALTTVNVDAGFTAGAQAGLIARQLDAARGKRP; encoded by the coding sequence ATGCGAGAGATCCTCGAAGCCCTCGAAGACGGCGATATCAGCGTCGAGGCGGCCGAAGCCGAACTTCGCGGGTATGCCAGCAACGACGGTGGTCGCTTCGACGCGGCACGCGAGGTCCGGGGTGGCGTTCCGGAAGCGATCCTCGGCGACGGCAAGACGCCCGCCGAGGTCGCCGCCCTCGCGGCGACGGCCGTCGAGACGACCGGCCGCGTCATCGCCACCCGCGTCACGGGGGCGCAGGTCGCGGCGATCCGCCGTCGACTGGCGGCGGACCACCCCGGCACGACGATCCGCTGGCGCGAGCGCTCGAACGTGGTGGTCGGCCACGCCCCCGACTTCGAACCGCCGCGACTTGAGGCCGACGTCGGGATCGTCACCGCCGGGACATCGGACGCCGTTCCCGCGGGCGAGGCGGCCGCGATTGTCGGCGAAATGGGGGCTCGCGTCGGGCGGATCGACGACGTCGGCGTCGCCGGCATCGCCCGCCTGCTCGACCGCCTCGATGACATTCGGGCCCATGACGTGATCATCGTCGCCGCCGGCCGGGAGGGCGCACTGCCAACCGTCGTCGCCGGCCTGGTCGATGTGCCAGTGATCGGGCTCCCGGTCTCGACGGGGTACGGCCAGGGTGGCGACGGCGAGGCGGCCGCCCTCGGGATGTTGCAGTCCTGTACCGCACTCACGACCGTCAACGTCGACGCCGGCTTCACCGCCGGTGCCCAGGCCGGCCTGATTGCCCGGCAACTTGACGCGGCCCGCGGCAAGCGTCCCTGA
- a CDS encoding DUF7563 family protein: protein MPRCDHCGEHVSDQFERVFADANGRLRACPSCSSHAGIAETAKERAPDT from the coding sequence ATGCCAAGATGCGATCACTGCGGCGAACACGTCTCCGACCAGTTCGAACGCGTCTTCGCGGACGCTAACGGTCGATTACGTGCCTGCCCCTCCTGTTCGTCCCACGCCGGCATCGCCGAAACCGCCAAGGAACGCGCTCCCGACACGTGA
- a CDS encoding GIY-YIG nuclease family protein has product MTDPDADHYVYVLWCADDTLYTGYTTDPARRVREHNDGEGAKYTRGRTPVELVHLETFETKSAAMSREYAIKQLSRGEKEQLVDGPVPDLA; this is encoded by the coding sequence ATGACGGACCCCGACGCCGATCACTACGTGTACGTTCTGTGGTGTGCTGACGACACGCTGTATACTGGTTATACCACCGATCCGGCGCGTCGCGTCCGCGAACACAACGACGGCGAGGGCGCGAAGTACACCCGCGGTCGGACGCCGGTCGAACTCGTCCATCTGGAGACGTTCGAGACGAAATCGGCCGCGATGTCCCGCGAATACGCGATCAAGCAACTGTCGCGTGGCGAGAAGGAACAACTTGTCGACGGGCCAGTTCCGGATCTGGCGTGA
- a CDS encoding class I SAM-dependent methyltransferase: MSVGDAFDQWAEQGKDRGMEQRHWHTAKHALGRMPVEDGDVVLDLGCGSGYAARALRAAGGAGRAYGLDRSPQMARNAREYTDDAAVGFLVGDFQHLPFGTDSVDHAFSMEAIYYAPDPVEALRELRRVLRSGGTFYCAVDYVADNPHTAEWDEYVDVAMTRWSRAEYREAFREAGFHVAEQEAIPDEEVEIPPAAEFPTEDWKTREAMVEHFREHGTLLTVGVVP, translated from the coding sequence ATGAGCGTCGGCGACGCCTTCGACCAGTGGGCTGAGCAGGGGAAGGACCGCGGCATGGAACAACGACACTGGCACACGGCCAAGCACGCACTCGGCCGGATGCCGGTCGAGGACGGCGACGTGGTGCTCGATCTGGGCTGTGGGAGCGGGTACGCCGCCCGCGCGCTTCGAGCCGCCGGCGGGGCCGGGCGCGCCTACGGCCTCGATCGCTCGCCACAGATGGCGCGAAACGCCCGCGAGTACACCGACGACGCGGCTGTCGGGTTCCTGGTCGGGGACTTCCAGCACCTGCCCTTTGGGACCGACAGCGTCGATCACGCCTTCTCGATGGAGGCCATCTACTACGCTCCCGATCCCGTCGAAGCGCTTCGTGAACTCCGTCGCGTCCTGCGATCGGGCGGGACCTTCTACTGTGCAGTCGATTACGTCGCGGACAACCCCCACACCGCCGAGTGGGACGAGTACGTCGACGTCGCCATGACCCGGTGGTCGCGGGCGGAGTACCGCGAGGCCTTCCGGGAGGCCGGGTTTCACGTTGCCGAGCAGGAGGCGATCCCCGACGAGGAGGTCGAGATCCCGCCCGCCGCGGAGTTTCCGACCGAGGACTGGAAGACCCGCGAGGCGATGGTCGAGCACTTCCGCGAGCACGGCACGCTGCTGACTGTCGGCGTCGTGCCCTGA
- a CDS encoding ferredoxin--NADP reductase, which translates to MIEVRRHASQHDAIGELPLLTESARVTAVTYQDDDRSEEIATAMERLLADVAIEGVDGAMLPGEWEAAAEAATAAGRADLARQVTALGRRYDRPYPMLAAVRFDTAVDVDFVAGQYVGLTYEGIPRAYSLSNSPAEDELEICVRRVPGGRLSPRICADLAVGDELTIRGPYGELVLGDHAPRDLAFVATGTGVAPLKSMIEYLFETGRDEYDGQRRDVWLFLGADWTDDLPYREYFRDLAATRENFHFVPCLVFESLLSEWEGETDFVQDALLAHVDPDRVTTGVAAPLERRLRREPRSGVDARIDPGNVDVYACGINAMVYSLLAETDAIGVPDQRVEVEGFG; encoded by the coding sequence ATGATCGAGGTACGTAGACACGCCTCACAGCACGACGCCATCGGGGAGCTGCCACTGCTCACCGAGTCCGCCCGCGTGACCGCGGTCACCTACCAGGACGACGACCGGAGTGAGGAGATCGCGACGGCGATGGAGCGTCTCCTGGCCGATGTGGCGATCGAGGGTGTCGACGGCGCGATGCTTCCGGGGGAGTGGGAGGCGGCCGCCGAGGCAGCTACGGCCGCCGGGCGCGCCGACCTCGCCCGTCAGGTCACGGCGCTCGGGAGGCGCTACGACCGTCCGTACCCGATGCTGGCTGCCGTCCGGTTCGATACGGCGGTCGACGTGGACTTCGTCGCCGGGCAGTACGTCGGCCTGACGTACGAGGGGATCCCGCGGGCGTACTCGCTGTCGAACTCGCCGGCCGAGGACGAACTGGAGATCTGCGTCCGGCGAGTGCCCGGCGGTCGACTGTCGCCGCGCATCTGTGCGGATCTGGCAGTCGGCGACGAGCTGACGATCCGCGGGCCGTACGGCGAACTCGTCCTCGGCGATCACGCGCCTCGTGACCTCGCGTTCGTCGCGACCGGCACGGGCGTGGCCCCGCTGAAGAGCATGATCGAGTACCTCTTCGAGACGGGCCGGGACGAATACGACGGCCAGCGTCGTGACGTCTGGCTGTTCCTCGGCGCCGACTGGACGGACGACCTGCCCTACCGCGAGTACTTCCGGGACCTCGCGGCCACTCGTGAGAACTTCCACTTCGTCCCGTGTCTGGTCTTCGAGTCGCTGCTTTCGGAGTGGGAGGGCGAAACCGACTTCGTGCAGGACGCGTTGCTGGCCCACGTCGACCCGGACCGCGTGACGACGGGCGTCGCGGCCCCGCTGGAACGACGGCTCCGTCGGGAGCCTCGATCGGGCGTCGACGCTCGGATCGATCCCGGGAACGTCGACGTCTACGCCTGCGGGATCAACGCGATGGTCTACAGTCTTCTGGCGGAGACCGACGCCATCGGCGTCCCGGATCAACGTGTGGAGGTGGAGGGGTTCGGATGA
- the mptA gene encoding GTP cyclohydrolase MptA: MSKQLPDVQANSPEVAVGLNRVGVTGVEKLVEIDREDRRPIVLMATFDVFVDLPTWRKGADMSRNMEVIDETLEAAVDNTGYRVEDVCGDAAERLLDKHDYTDRAEVRMEAEYVTRERTPESDRPTQSTADIIASATATDEGTREELGARVTGMTVCPCSQGMSESRARQTLNDLDVDRETIDTFLDEVPQAGHSQRGHATLTIESDGSPDVDLRDVIAVARDAMSAHIYNLAKRPDEDHMTYEAHADAKFVEDCVRSLAEGVVETFPDLPENAVIRMEQSNDESIHQHNAHAERVARFGDLTDEVNGDAEGGNPEPADSGVAGTETDAVDRRTNGSGDR, from the coding sequence ATGAGCAAGCAACTCCCGGACGTGCAGGCGAACAGTCCGGAGGTCGCCGTCGGACTCAACCGCGTCGGCGTCACCGGTGTCGAGAAACTCGTCGAGATCGACCGCGAGGACCGTCGCCCGATCGTCCTGATGGCGACGTTCGACGTCTTCGTCGACCTCCCCACCTGGCGAAAGGGAGCGGACATGAGTCGCAACATGGAGGTCATCGACGAGACGCTCGAAGCCGCCGTCGACAACACCGGCTACCGCGTCGAGGACGTCTGTGGTGACGCCGCCGAGCGTCTTCTCGACAAGCACGACTACACCGACCGCGCGGAGGTGCGCATGGAGGCCGAGTACGTCACCCGCGAGCGCACGCCCGAAAGCGACCGCCCGACTCAGAGCACCGCCGACATCATCGCCTCCGCGACCGCGACCGACGAGGGGACTCGGGAGGAACTCGGCGCGCGTGTCACCGGCATGACGGTCTGTCCCTGTTCACAGGGAATGAGTGAGTCACGCGCCCGCCAGACGCTGAACGACCTCGACGTCGATCGGGAGACCATCGACACCTTCCTCGATGAAGTCCCCCAGGCCGGACACTCCCAGCGCGGGCACGCCACGCTCACCATCGAGAGCGATGGCTCGCCGGACGTCGACCTCCGGGACGTCATCGCGGTCGCCCGCGATGCGATGAGCGCCCACATCTACAACCTCGCGAAACGTCCGGACGAGGATCATATGACCTACGAGGCTCACGCCGACGCCAAGTTCGTCGAGGACTGCGTCCGGTCGCTCGCGGAGGGGGTTGTCGAGACGTTCCCCGATCTCCCCGAGAACGCTGTCATTCGAATGGAGCAGTCGAACGACGAGTCGATCCACCAGCACAACGCCCACGCCGAGCGCGTGGCTCGATTCGGCGATCTCACTGACGAGGTCAACGGCGACGCCGAGGGTGGCAACCCCGAACCCGCCGACAGCGGCGTGGCCGGGACGGAAACCGACGCTGTCGACCGGCGGACGAACGGCTCCGGCGACCGATAG
- a CDS encoding FxsA family protein: MLRIIALLLLIPLVDMVMLVVVAGKLGAVPTVLLVVLTGLIGMLLVRAEGRHTIAKIQRKVLQGEAPTDELLDGALLLIAGALLLTPGLVTDVIGFVLVIPPTRYPVRLALKKWVVTPYLEKKTGGFATGSVYVGGFPNDDGDGPVGGDSSGPGGFGGPGGIGGIGGIGGSTDDGVRDIGEAQDLDDVEDGDDRPE; this comes from the coding sequence ATGCTCCGGATCATCGCGCTCCTGCTGTTGATACCTCTCGTCGACATGGTGATGCTGGTCGTGGTTGCCGGTAAGCTGGGTGCCGTCCCGACGGTGTTGCTCGTGGTGTTGACGGGACTGATCGGCATGTTGCTCGTCCGTGCGGAGGGCCGTCACACGATCGCGAAGATCCAGCGGAAGGTCCTCCAGGGGGAGGCACCGACCGACGAGTTGCTCGACGGCGCGCTGCTGTTGATCGCCGGCGCGCTGCTGTTGACTCCCGGGCTGGTGACCGACGTGATCGGCTTCGTCCTCGTGATCCCGCCGACCAGATATCCAGTCCGGCTCGCACTGAAGAAGTGGGTCGTCACGCCCTATCTCGAAAAGAAGACCGGCGGGTTCGCCACCGGCTCGGTCTACGTCGGTGGCTTTCCGAACGACGACGGGGACGGGCCTGTCGGCGGTGATTCCAGCGGTCCCGGTGGATTCGGTGGGCCCGGCGGGATCGGGGGTATCGGGGGTATCGGTGGCTCGACGGACGATGGAGTCCGCGACATCGGTGAGGCCCAGGACCTCGACGACGTTGAGGACGGGGACGATCGGCCCGAGTGA